Proteins co-encoded in one Deinococcus detaillensis genomic window:
- a CDS encoding GTP pyrophosphokinase, with amino-acid sequence MTLSPPSAELVAAYRAKHGDYLALREDAMRLIEGLIEGAGIKIHHLTSRIKTPGSLAEKMRRKPGRYAQLSDITDLVGVRIITYFEQDVAAVSRALEAVFDIDWDNSVDKSKFHDPDRFGYMGVHYVMRFESRKYTGGHSPLFEVQIRSILQHAWAEIEHDLGYKSRAAVPREVQRRFYRLAGLLEVADEEFMTIHRLSQDYVATLPERIEQAPDGVFIDAQSMAYLIHDPFIHGLDLEVARALNVPLLEDWIDPERPQRLSSILDYVGVRSVGQLHKELHRLKGEVVQFAAALNPELRDVWTPTGGARPGTSIMHYALWRACGHAGLEADVVAKLLDLRGSSGSLETRIRAVYAKVHGERAV; translated from the coding sequence GTGACCCTTTCGCCCCCCTCGGCTGAGTTGGTGGCCGCTTACCGCGCCAAGCACGGCGATTACCTCGCGCTGCGCGAAGACGCGATGCGCCTGATCGAGGGCCTGATCGAGGGCGCGGGCATCAAGATTCACCACCTCACCTCGCGCATCAAGACGCCCGGCAGCCTCGCGGAAAAAATGCGGCGCAAACCCGGCAGATACGCCCAGCTCTCCGACATCACCGACTTGGTGGGCGTGCGGATCATCACTTACTTTGAGCAGGACGTGGCGGCAGTGTCACGCGCCTTGGAAGCGGTCTTTGACATCGACTGGGACAACAGCGTGGACAAAAGTAAATTCCACGATCCTGACCGTTTCGGCTACATGGGCGTGCATTACGTGATGCGTTTTGAGAGCCGCAAGTACACGGGTGGCCACTCACCGCTTTTCGAGGTGCAGATTCGCAGTATCTTGCAGCACGCCTGGGCCGAAATCGAGCATGATCTGGGCTACAAGAGCCGCGCCGCCGTGCCCAGAGAAGTGCAGCGGCGCTTTTACCGCTTGGCAGGCCTCTTAGAGGTTGCAGACGAAGAATTCATGACGATTCACCGCCTCTCGCAGGACTACGTGGCGACCTTGCCCGAACGCATCGAGCAGGCCCCCGACGGCGTATTTATTGACGCGCAGAGCATGGCTTATCTGATTCACGACCCCTTTATTCACGGCCTCGATCTGGAGGTGGCCCGCGCCCTCAATGTGCCGCTGCTGGAAGACTGGATCGACCCCGAGCGTCCGCAGCGCTTATCCAGCATTCTCGATTATGTGGGGGTGCGCTCGGTAGGACAGCTTCACAAGGAGCTGCACCGTTTGAAAGGCGAAGTGGTGCAGTTTGCCGCCGCGCTCAATCCCGAACTGCGGGATGTCTGGACGCCCACTGGCGGCGCTCGCCCCGGCACCAGCATCATGCACTACGCGCTGTGGCGGGCCTGCGGTCACGCGGGCTTGGAGGCCGATGTGGTCGCCAAATTGCTCGATTTGCGCGGCTCGTCCGGCAGCTTGGAAACGCGGATTCGGGCGGTGTACGCCAAGGTACACGGCGAGCGGGCGGTGTGA
- the cysC gene encoding adenylyl-sulfate kinase, protein MSSAQQQSQHTGRVLWLTGLSGAGKSTLASALYQELVSAGVRTELLDGDGVRENLSKGLGFSKADRDTNVRRIGYVAGLLARHGVTVLVSAISPYAQTRREVLSQLPSAYEIFVDAPLETVTERDVKGLYLKALAGEIAHFTGVSAPYEAPTAPDLHLRTDQLSVAECLERLRPLAGLRQDVEA, encoded by the coding sequence GTGAGCAGCGCCCAGCAACAGAGTCAACACACAGGCCGAGTCTTATGGCTGACCGGCTTATCCGGCGCGGGCAAAAGCACGCTGGCGAGTGCGCTGTATCAGGAACTCGTTTCGGCGGGCGTCAGGACTGAGCTACTGGACGGCGACGGCGTGCGCGAGAATTTGAGCAAAGGCCTAGGCTTTAGCAAAGCCGACCGAGACACCAACGTGCGGCGCATCGGCTACGTGGCCGGACTGCTGGCGCGGCACGGCGTCACGGTACTTGTCAGCGCCATCAGCCCTTACGCCCAAACCCGCCGCGAAGTGCTGAGCCAGCTTCCTAGCGCCTACGAAATCTTCGTGGACGCGCCGCTGGAAACTGTCACTGAGCGCGACGTGAAGGGTTTGTACTTAAAAGCCCTCGCGGGCGAGATTGCCCACTTTACCGGCGTCTCTGCTCCTTATGAGGCTCCCACCGCGCCGGATTTGCACCTGCGAACCGATCAACTCAGCGTGGCCGAATGCTTGGAGCGCCTTCGCCCGCTGGCCGGACTCCGGCAAGACGTGGAAGCGTGA
- a CDS encoding ferritin-like domain-containing protein, which produces MSEDRKLPNRRQFLSAAGLMGAGAVLASCAPAVAAPTKTNYDAKIGNFALNLEYLEAAFYTAAVGRLGELKAIGGSAEIRLPAGFDGNTSIAFASDAVRQYANEIAQDELNHVKALRGLLGSAAVDRPVIDIGQAFADAANATAYNAKVIAAPAVLSPAFNPYLNDLFFLHGAFIFEDVGVTAYKGAARLIVDDKAGGILDSAAGILAVEAYHAGEIRTLLYAQKDIKTPYGLTVEELINAISALRAALGGGKDQGITVGGKANIVVADPATTIAFGRTPREVLNIVYGAKDAAKGLFFPNGLTGDFTGLV; this is translated from the coding sequence ATGAGTGAAGATCGTAAATTGCCCAACCGCCGTCAATTCCTCTCCGCCGCTGGTCTGATGGGAGCCGGAGCCGTTTTGGCCTCATGTGCGCCCGCTGTGGCCGCCCCCACCAAAACCAACTACGACGCGAAAATCGGTAACTTCGCTCTGAACTTGGAGTATTTGGAAGCCGCCTTTTACACGGCAGCTGTGGGTCGGTTGGGTGAACTCAAAGCCATCGGCGGCAGCGCTGAGATTCGTCTTCCTGCTGGATTTGACGGCAACACCTCCATTGCCTTTGCCAGCGATGCTGTACGTCAGTATGCTAATGAAATCGCTCAAGACGAACTGAATCACGTCAAGGCTCTGCGCGGCCTGTTGGGCAGTGCGGCTGTTGACCGCCCCGTGATTGATATCGGACAAGCCTTCGCTGATGCCGCCAACGCGACAGCTTACAATGCCAAAGTTATCGCAGCTCCGGCAGTTCTTAGCCCGGCTTTCAACCCTTACCTCAACGATTTGTTCTTCCTGCACGGCGCATTCATCTTTGAAGACGTGGGCGTTACCGCTTACAAAGGCGCAGCCCGCCTAATCGTCGACGACAAAGCTGGCGGCATCCTTGACTCGGCTGCTGGTATCTTGGCGGTCGAAGCTTACCACGCGGGCGAAATCCGCACCCTGCTTTACGCTCAAAAAGATATCAAAACCCCTTACGGCTTGACGGTTGAGGAACTCATCAACGCCATCAGCGCCCTGCGTGCAGCTTTGGGCGGCGGCAAGGATCAGGGCATTACTGTTGGCGGCAAAGCCAACATCGTGGTGGCCGATCCTGCAACCACTATTGCCTTCGGACGCACTCCCCGTGAAGTGCTTAACATCGTTTACGGTGCCAAGGACGCGGCTAAAGGCCTGTTCTTCCCCAACGGCCTCACTGGGGACTTCACCGGCCTCGTCTAA
- a CDS encoding ABC transporter permease produces the protein MTTLTPAKVLRRSRNMTFVWQILGLLLIVGVWWLCTDVFKVKPQYVFPSPKDVWEEFYYGFWGSGPQDGKLLLSVGNSLRRVALGYVIAVGLGGIMGLLMSLWRPLRETFGAYLQGLQSVPSIAFVPFAILFLGLNERAVFFVVILEGFIPVALAVSGAVLNVPPAWRTAGRTLGATHFGLVTRVLLPAAVPNIVTGLRTAWSFSWRALIGAELLTSNLGLGRLLEIGRNTSNMALVMATIIIVGVIGALFDLLIRTLESRIRRDYGLEAGS, from the coding sequence ATGACCACGCTGACCCCGGCCAAAGTGCTGCGCCGCAGCCGCAACATGACCTTTGTTTGGCAGATTTTGGGCCTGCTCCTTATTGTCGGCGTTTGGTGGCTGTGTACCGACGTCTTCAAAGTCAAGCCGCAGTATGTGTTTCCCAGCCCCAAAGACGTCTGGGAAGAATTTTATTACGGCTTTTGGGGCAGCGGCCCGCAAGACGGCAAGCTGCTCTTGTCAGTGGGCAATTCTCTGCGGCGGGTGGCGCTGGGCTACGTCATCGCGGTGGGCCTCGGCGGGATCATGGGCCTGCTGATGTCGCTGTGGCGGCCCCTGCGCGAAACTTTCGGGGCGTACTTACAGGGTCTCCAGAGCGTGCCCAGCATCGCCTTCGTACCATTTGCGATTTTGTTTTTGGGCCTCAACGAGCGGGCCGTCTTTTTTGTGGTGATTTTAGAAGGCTTTATTCCGGTGGCGCTGGCAGTGTCGGGCGCGGTGCTCAATGTTCCTCCGGCGTGGCGCACGGCGGGGCGCACCCTCGGCGCGACTCACTTCGGCTTGGTGACGCGGGTGCTGCTGCCTGCGGCGGTGCCCAACATCGTCACCGGCCTCAGAACCGCCTGGAGCTTTTCTTGGCGTGCCCTGATCGGCGCGGAGCTGCTGACGTCTAACCTCGGGCTGGGCCGCCTGCTCGAAATCGGGCGCAATACCTCCAACATGGCTTTGGTGATGGCCACCATCATCATCGTGGGGGTTATCGGCGCACTGTTTGATCTGCTGATCCGCACGCTGGAAAGCCGCATTCGCCGCGACTACGGCTTAGAGGCAGGCTCGTGA
- a CDS encoding ABC transporter substrate-binding protein, producing MTHRTRKSLAVLILTSLSWSPAPLVLSQTLLSQSALAQSVTPPTASTVRIGFFPNLTHAPALVAYEKGYYDTQIKGVKVETKEFTSGTTLNEAFAAGALDIGFIGPGPVINGAAKGMPVQIIAGSANAGAVLVARKDSGVRTLADLAGKNVAIPALANTQDVLLRNMLSGAGLKSQSDNGDVTIVSVAPADVGSAFLNKQIDAALVPEPWGAVLEAQGHKVIADEKSIWRGGNYPAAVVIVNTKFAQANPEIVKGFLKAHLQAVALLNKSPAAAQVAVSSALLKLANQKIDPRALQRAMQRTKFTADVDTEALKEYGQLNINAGYSRKLPDFDKLVNLTMLYSLMETQSKLPKPGASRTLMGIK from the coding sequence ATGACGCACCGCACCCGCAAGTCCTTGGCCGTGCTGATCCTGACTTCACTGAGTTGGAGTCCAGCGCCGCTGGTGCTGAGTCAAACGCTCCTCAGTCAATCGGCGCTGGCCCAGAGTGTCACGCCGCCCACGGCCAGCACCGTCCGCATCGGTTTTTTTCCCAACTTGACCCACGCTCCGGCGCTGGTGGCTTACGAAAAAGGCTATTACGACACCCAAATCAAAGGGGTCAAGGTCGAAACCAAAGAATTTACCTCCGGCACCACCCTCAACGAAGCCTTCGCGGCGGGAGCGCTGGACATCGGCTTTATCGGCCCCGGCCCGGTCATCAACGGCGCGGCCAAGGGAATGCCGGTGCAGATTATCGCCGGTTCTGCCAACGCCGGGGCCGTCTTGGTGGCCCGAAAAGATTCAGGCGTGCGAACCCTGGCAGATCTCGCCGGAAAAAACGTGGCGATTCCGGCACTGGCCAACACTCAAGACGTGCTGCTGCGCAACATGCTCAGCGGCGCGGGCCTCAAGTCGCAGAGCGACAACGGCGACGTGACCATTGTTTCGGTTGCGCCCGCCGACGTGGGCAGCGCCTTTTTGAACAAACAAATAGACGCCGCGCTGGTGCCGGAACCCTGGGGAGCCGTGCTGGAAGCGCAGGGCCATAAAGTCATCGCCGACGAAAAAAGCATTTGGCGCGGCGGCAATTATCCGGCGGCGGTGGTGATCGTCAACACCAAATTCGCGCAGGCCAATCCCGAAATCGTCAAGGGCTTTCTCAAGGCGCACCTTCAAGCGGTGGCGCTTCTCAACAAATCGCCCGCCGCCGCGCAGGTCGCCGTCAGCAGCGCTCTGCTCAAACTCGCCAACCAGAAGATCGATCCCCGCGCTTTGCAGCGGGCCATGCAGCGCACCAAATTCACGGCGGACGTGGACACCGAAGCGCTCAAAGAATACGGCCAGCTCAATATCAATGCCGGCTACAGCCGCAAACTGCCCGACTTCGACAAACTGGTGAATTTGACCATGCTCTATTCGCTGATGGAAACCCAAAGTAAGCTCCCCAAGCCGGGCGCTTCCCGCACCCTGATGGGCATCAAATGA
- a CDS encoding alpha-amylase family glycosyl hydrolase — MTISMLGKRLGALALLSLTLAACNPVPPPPSGAQQWQDEVIYFALTDRFSNGDTSNDNGPNRNAGDVADKTNPLGWHGGDFKGLTAKINSGYFKALGVTTLWVSPVVLQVPAIPVNDGPNKGKLFAGYHGYWAEDFKAVDPHFGSLADFKTLISAAHASGLKVIQDIVVNHAGYGAALTTQHPEWFHTDAECKVAVNTRTDCPLAGLPDFKQDIPAVTTFLNDFVKYWRSNTAIDGFRIDTMQHVPDSYWQQFFAAGGAGDASKIWSVGEVFNGEPSFLANYMKLGSPSVFDFPLYYAVTEQLSSAGGNLAVIGDVFAKDGAYPDASRLTTFVDNHDVTRFITQVINKGGSADEAQQRLNLALSLIYTVRGTPSIYQGTENAAPGKGDPYNYPLGEGNREDMVFSGTPVLQSRLAALAKARKDYPALRRGAQQELYRSGSVYAFRRVVSGSDPVVVVLNNSNAAVDLSTLGGGIALLGTFSGSINEITGQTSTLSVLNGRLIGSVPARSALMLSGNTGSVVINPALPEVASLSAKAGDGAVGLTWTPSTDSAVSGYRVYATPAGGKESQLNFAPIAAAQGSYVASGLSNAVAYRFRVVTVDSQGKESTGVSASATPSTSATTDVTFTVDARTQGNGPIELRRFDTGSQVAYPMTQTGRGIWKTTIALPLYRDITFKFGNNAAYAKNSGYEGPNQDNRKLNTGLSTSYSGTFDFISVPVPTSSLEGKVTGGGKPLSGALLTASGNGADANLNYGFSFPDGSFTVLTAAGAQKLIASSADLPPVTKDAVAPAKDLTVELSAPPVITPPSGLNYKIDGDLSDWAAAPLKLNSPNAGVFGDNNNWLTLLADSDATYLYLAYTYKVDGNKAILYLDTKPGGATKADGFDAWKQAASFSAAQPDFFLARYNNEAPELRQVISDSATSLLNANNYTVATSGTLPDQTVEVAIPWSALGLSGKPAGGVNFYGGIFGGDGYGAGDIVPDAGSTPAGANTIGTSGDNRKVTFSVPLNLP, encoded by the coding sequence ATGACAATTTCAATGCTCGGTAAGCGTCTGGGGGCGTTGGCTCTCCTGTCACTCACGCTGGCGGCCTGCAACCCCGTGCCCCCACCGCCCAGCGGCGCTCAGCAGTGGCAAGACGAAGTGATTTACTTTGCGCTGACCGACCGCTTCAGCAACGGCGATACCAGCAACGACAACGGCCCCAACCGGAATGCGGGCGACGTGGCCGACAAAACCAATCCGCTGGGCTGGCACGGCGGCGATTTTAAGGGCCTGACCGCCAAAATCAACTCGGGCTACTTCAAGGCGCTGGGCGTCACGACTTTGTGGGTCAGTCCGGTTGTGCTGCAAGTTCCGGCCATCCCGGTTAACGACGGCCCCAACAAAGGCAAATTGTTTGCGGGTTATCACGGTTACTGGGCCGAGGATTTCAAAGCCGTAGACCCGCACTTCGGTTCGCTGGCCGATTTCAAGACCCTGATTTCGGCGGCGCACGCCAGCGGCCTGAAAGTGATTCAAGACATCGTGGTCAACCATGCCGGATACGGGGCCGCGCTGACCACCCAGCATCCCGAATGGTTTCACACGGACGCTGAGTGCAAGGTGGCGGTCAACACGCGCACCGATTGCCCGCTGGCCGGTTTGCCGGATTTCAAGCAGGATATTCCCGCCGTCACGACCTTCCTCAACGATTTCGTCAAGTACTGGCGCAGCAACACTGCTATTGACGGCTTCCGGATCGACACCATGCAGCACGTGCCCGACAGCTATTGGCAGCAATTTTTTGCGGCGGGCGGCGCGGGAGACGCCAGCAAGATCTGGTCGGTGGGTGAAGTCTTCAACGGCGAGCCGAGTTTCCTGGCCAACTACATGAAGCTCGGCTCGCCCAGCGTCTTTGATTTCCCGCTTTACTACGCCGTCACCGAGCAGCTCAGCAGTGCGGGCGGCAACCTCGCGGTCATCGGGGACGTGTTTGCCAAAGACGGCGCTTACCCCGACGCCTCGCGTCTGACCACCTTTGTAGACAACCACGATGTGACCCGCTTTATCACTCAGGTGATTAACAAGGGCGGCTCGGCGGACGAAGCCCAGCAGCGCCTCAATCTGGCACTCAGTTTGATCTACACGGTGCGCGGCACGCCCAGCATCTATCAGGGCACCGAAAACGCCGCGCCGGGCAAAGGCGATCCGTACAACTACCCGCTCGGCGAGGGCAACCGCGAAGACATGGTGTTTTCGGGGACTCCGGTGCTGCAAAGCCGATTGGCGGCGCTGGCCAAGGCCCGCAAAGACTATCCGGCGCTGCGGCGCGGGGCTCAGCAGGAGTTGTACCGCTCCGGCAGCGTCTACGCTTTTCGGCGGGTCGTCAGCGGCAGCGATCCGGTGGTGGTGGTGCTGAACAACAGCAACGCAGCGGTTGATTTAAGTACCCTCGGCGGCGGCATTGCCCTGCTCGGCACCTTTTCCGGCTCCATTAATGAAATCACCGGACAGACCAGCACGCTGAGCGTCTTGAATGGGCGGCTGATCGGCAGTGTTCCGGCCCGCAGCGCCCTGATGCTCAGCGGCAATACTGGCAGCGTGGTCATCAATCCGGCCTTGCCCGAAGTTGCCAGCCTCAGCGCCAAAGCGGGCGACGGCGCGGTGGGCCTGACCTGGACACCCAGCACCGACAGTGCGGTCAGCGGCTACCGCGTCTACGCCACGCCCGCAGGCGGCAAGGAAAGTCAGCTCAACTTTGCACCGATTGCCGCTGCGCAGGGCAGTTACGTGGCCAGTGGCCTGAGCAACGCGGTGGCCTACCGCTTCCGGGTGGTCACGGTGGACAGCCAGGGCAAGGAAAGCACCGGGGTCAGCGCCTCGGCCACGCCCAGCACCTCGGCCACCACCGATGTCACCTTCACGGTGGACGCCCGCACGCAGGGCAACGGTCCCATTGAGCTGCGCCGCTTCGACACCGGCAGCCAGGTCGCCTATCCGATGACCCAAACCGGGCGCGGCATCTGGAAGACCACCATCGCCTTGCCGCTTTACCGCGATATCACCTTCAAGTTTGGCAACAACGCCGCCTACGCCAAAAACAGCGGCTACGAAGGCCCGAATCAAGACAACCGCAAGCTGAATACCGGTCTCAGCACCAGTTACAGCGGCACGTTTGACTTCATCAGCGTGCCAGTGCCGACTTCCAGCTTGGAAGGGAAAGTTACGGGCGGCGGAAAACCGCTCTCCGGCGCACTGCTGACGGCCAGCGGCAACGGCGCGGACGCCAATCTCAACTACGGCTTCAGTTTCCCCGACGGCAGCTTCACGGTGCTGACCGCAGCAGGAGCGCAAAAACTGATTGCCAGCAGCGCCGACTTGCCGCCGGTCACCAAAGACGCGGTGGCTCCGGCCAAAGACCTGACGGTTGAACTCAGCGCCCCGCCGGTCATCACCCCGCCCAGCGGCCTCAACTACAAGATTGACGGCGACCTGAGCGACTGGGCAGCGGCTCCTCTCAAGCTGAACAGCCCCAACGCGGGCGTGTTCGGCGACAACAACAACTGGCTGACCTTACTGGCCGACTCGGACGCCACCTACTTGTATTTGGCTTACACCTACAAAGTGGACGGCAACAAAGCTATTTTGTACTTGGACACCAAACCCGGCGGCGCAACCAAAGCCGATGGTTTTGACGCTTGGAAGCAGGCCGCCAGCTTCAGCGCCGCTCAGCCCGATTTCTTCCTCGCCCGTTACAACAATGAAGCGCCCGAACTGCGCCAAGTGATCAGCGACAGCGCCACCAGTCTGCTGAACGCCAACAACTACACGGTGGCGACCAGCGGCACTCTGCCCGACCAAACGGTGGAAGTGGCGATTCCTTGGTCGGCGCTGGGCCTCAGCGGTAAGCCAGCGGGCGGCGTCAACTTCTACGGTGGCATCTTCGGCGGAGACGGCTACGGCGCGGGCGACATCGTGCCGGACGCGGGCAGCACTCCGGCGGGAGCCAATACCATTGGCACCTCAGGTGATAACCGCAAAGTGACGTTTAGCGTGCCGCTCAACTTGCCTTAA
- a CDS encoding ABC transporter ATP-binding protein, whose product MSTDAAAVNQPSGATLELSDVAYHYAGKRGQKSAGLGPINLMVGAGEFLTIVGPSGSGKSTLLSVLAGFLRPQQGEVRLAGQVVSGPSPALTLVQQEHALFPWLTVAGNVAFGLKSQRVPKDEQRRRGAAALAQVGLPEYGERRIHELSGGQRQRVAIARALATRPGLLLLDEPFSALDERTRTDLSEQLRGIWQEQHITVVFVTHNLDEALKLGERVVALRGGQVVLDAPTQELSVEKLREVMEEG is encoded by the coding sequence GTGAGTACCGACGCTGCCGCCGTGAACCAACCCAGTGGAGCCACGCTGGAACTCTCGGACGTGGCCTACCACTACGCCGGCAAACGCGGGCAAAAATCCGCCGGACTGGGGCCAATCAATTTGATGGTGGGAGCGGGAGAATTTTTGACCATCGTGGGGCCGTCGGGCAGTGGCAAAAGCACTTTGCTCAGTGTCTTGGCAGGCTTCCTCAGGCCGCAGCAAGGTGAGGTGCGCTTGGCCGGGCAAGTCGTCAGCGGCCCGAGCCCCGCGCTGACCCTGGTGCAGCAAGAACACGCCCTGTTTCCGTGGCTGACGGTGGCCGGAAACGTCGCCTTCGGCCTCAAATCCCAGCGGGTGCCCAAAGATGAGCAACGCCGCAGGGGAGCAGCGGCACTGGCTCAAGTCGGCCTCCCCGAGTACGGCGAGCGCCGGATTCACGAACTGTCGGGCGGGCAGCGACAGCGCGTCGCCATTGCCCGCGCTCTGGCGACCCGTCCGGGCCTGCTGCTGCTCGACGAACCGTTCAGCGCCCTTGACGAGCGCACACGCACCGACCTGAGCGAGCAACTGCGCGGCATCTGGCAAGAACAGCACATCACGGTGGTCTTCGTGACCCACAACCTGGATGAAGCGCTGAAACTAGGCGAGCGGGTGGTGGCCCTGCGCGGCGGTCAAGTGGTACTCGACGCGCCGACGCAGGAACTGAGTGTAGAAAAGCTCAGGGAAGTGATGGAAGAAGGCTAG
- the sat gene encoding sulfate adenylyltransferase — protein MTLTPLTQFAASPLTLPTPLGGELVSRVVRLGEDFELGAFEHLPRLELSGRSFADLEMIATGAYSPLTGFLGEQDYLSVIEHMRLADGTPWSIPITLPVHRDEAGQYTGRVLLTHAGQPVGTLLVSEQFAAQKDYEAREVYRTTDPAHPGVAALYAAGDVYLAGEVTLFEVPRGDFPNAHRTPAEVREVTQARGWRSTVAFQTRNPIHRAHEYLQKVALELVDGLLLHPLVGQTKGDDVPAATRMQAYEVLLDKYYPSQRTLLSVYPAAMRYAGPREAVLHALSRRNYGASHFIVGRDHAGVGSYYGTYDAQEIFGAYTPQELGIQILKFEHTFYCQTCSQLVSPRTCPHDSSHHLILSGTKVREKLRAGQHLPAEFSRPEVAEVLRAAYQRQS, from the coding sequence ATGACCCTCACTCCACTGACCCAGTTCGCTGCCTCTCCCCTGACTTTGCCGACGCCGCTGGGCGGTGAACTCGTCAGCCGCGTGGTGCGTTTGGGCGAAGATTTTGAGCTCGGCGCATTTGAGCACTTGCCGCGCTTGGAGCTCAGCGGGCGCAGCTTTGCCGACCTCGAAATGATCGCCACCGGAGCGTATTCGCCGCTGACCGGCTTTTTGGGCGAGCAAGATTACTTGTCGGTGATTGAACACATGCGCCTCGCCGACGGCACGCCTTGGAGCATTCCCATCACCTTGCCGGTTCACCGTGACGAAGCCGGGCAGTACACCGGGCGGGTGCTGCTGACGCACGCCGGACAGCCAGTGGGCACCTTGCTAGTCAGCGAGCAATTCGCGGCGCAAAAGGACTACGAGGCCCGCGAGGTCTACCGCACCACCGACCCAGCCCACCCTGGCGTGGCGGCCCTTTACGCTGCCGGAGACGTCTATCTGGCCGGTGAGGTGACTTTGTTTGAAGTGCCGCGCGGCGACTTCCCAAATGCCCACCGCACACCTGCCGAAGTACGCGAGGTTACCCAGGCACGCGGCTGGCGCAGCACGGTGGCTTTCCAGACGCGCAACCCCATTCACCGCGCCCACGAATACCTGCAAAAAGTGGCGCTGGAGCTGGTGGACGGCTTGCTGCTGCACCCGCTGGTCGGCCAGACCAAAGGGGATGATGTGCCGGCTGCCACCAGAATGCAGGCCTACGAAGTGCTGCTGGACAAGTATTACCCGTCCCAGCGCACGCTGCTGAGCGTCTACCCCGCCGCCATGCGCTACGCCGGGCCGCGTGAAGCGGTGTTGCACGCGCTGTCGCGGCGCAATTACGGAGCCAGCCATTTTATCGTGGGGCGCGACCACGCCGGAGTCGGCAGCTACTACGGCACCTACGACGCGCAGGAGATCTTCGGAGCGTACACGCCGCAAGAACTCGGCATCCAGATTCTCAAATTTGAACACACCTTTTATTGCCAGACCTGCAGCCAATTGGTCAGCCCGCGCACCTGCCCGCACGACAGTTCTCACCATTTGATCCTGAGCGGCACCAAGGTGCGGGAGAAGCTGCGGGCCGGTCAGCATTTACCCGCCGAATTTAGCCGCCCAGAGGTCGCCGAAGTGCTGCGGGCGGCGTATCAGCGGCAAAGTTAG
- a CDS encoding phosphoadenylyl-sulfate reductase, producing the protein MLGAPSPAGRTPARRGSVNVLTHRAGTNFAVLPHFKPNADPLDVIGWALQAHPDLVMPSAFNLNGVVLLDLAVRAGYSGEVVFVDTGYHFPETLATRNRLAARYPELQFVTLSAGAHPEDGQTPDNLYASDPNACCAVRKVAPLQQYLRGKAPSALLNARSRDQASTRAEIAFVEDGNARRKINPLAHWTRQMLEAYAAEHALPVNPLYFDGFLSVGCWTCTRAVHAGEDARAGRWAGKGKTECGLWAGAGQL; encoded by the coding sequence ATGCTTGGAGCGCCTTCGCCCGCTGGCCGGACTCCGGCAAGACGTGGAAGCGTGAACGTCCTAACGCACCGTGCTGGAACCAATTTTGCAGTCCTGCCTCATTTCAAGCCCAACGCCGACCCGTTGGACGTGATCGGCTGGGCGCTGCAAGCCCATCCCGATCTGGTGATGCCCAGCGCCTTTAACCTCAACGGCGTGGTGCTGCTCGATTTGGCGGTGCGGGCCGGCTACTCGGGCGAAGTGGTTTTCGTGGACACCGGATACCATTTCCCCGAAACGCTGGCGACCCGTAATCGCCTCGCGGCCCGCTATCCCGAACTGCAATTCGTAACGCTGAGCGCGGGCGCACACCCTGAGGACGGTCAGACGCCGGACAACTTGTACGCCTCTGATCCAAATGCTTGCTGCGCGGTTCGCAAAGTCGCGCCGCTGCAACAGTATTTGCGCGGCAAAGCTCCTTCAGCGCTGCTGAACGCCCGCAGCCGCGATCAGGCCAGCACCCGCGCCGAGATTGCCTTTGTAGAAGATGGAAACGCGAGGCGCAAGATCAATCCGCTGGCCCACTGGACACGCCAGATGCTGGAGGCCTACGCCGCCGAGCATGCCTTGCCTGTGAATCCGCTGTACTTTGACGGCTTCCTGAGCGTCGGTTGCTGGACATGCACCCGCGCCGTACATGCTGGAGAAGACGCCCGCGCTGGCCGCTGGGCCGGTAAAGGCAAGACCGAATGCGGGCTTTGGGCGGGAGCGGGGCAGCTCTGA